In Geobacillus kaustophilus, a genomic segment contains:
- the pyk gene encoding pyruvate kinase, with protein sequence MKRKTKIVCTIGPASESVDKLMQLIEAGMNVARLNFSHGDHEEHGRRIANIREAARRTGQTVAILLDTKGPEIRTHNMENGAIELKEGAKLIISMSEVLGTPEKISVTYPGLIDDVSVGSKILLDDGLIGLEVNAVDKQAREIVTTVLNSGVLKNKKGVNVPGVRVNLPGITEKDRADILFGIRQGIDFIAASFVRRASDVLEIRELLEANDALHIQIIAKIENEEGVANIDEILEAADGLMVARGDLGVEIPAEEVPLIQKMLIKKCNMLGKPVITATQMLDSMQRNPRPTRAEASDVANAIFDGTDAVMLSGETAAGQYPVEAVRTMHQIALRTEQALEHRDILSQRTKESQTTITDAIGQSVAHTALNLDVAAIVTPTVSGKTPQMVAKYRPKAPIIAVTSNEAVSRRLALIWGVYTKEAPHVNTTDEMLDVAVDAAVRSGLVKHGDLVVITAGVPVGETGSTNLMKVHVISDLLAKGQGIGRKSAFGKAVVAKTAEEACQKMVDGGILVTISTDADMMPAIEKAAAIITEEGGLTSHAAVVGLSLGIPVVVGVENATSLFKDGQEITVDGGFGAVYRGHASVL encoded by the coding sequence ATGAAGCGGAAAACGAAAATCGTCTGTACGATCGGGCCGGCAAGCGAGAGCGTGGACAAGCTCATGCAATTGATCGAAGCGGGGATGAACGTGGCGCGCCTCAACTTTTCGCACGGCGATCATGAGGAACACGGGCGGCGCATCGCCAACATTCGCGAGGCGGCGCGGCGGACGGGCCAAACGGTCGCCATTTTGCTCGATACGAAAGGTCCGGAAATCCGCACGCACAATATGGAGAACGGCGCCATCGAACTGAAAGAAGGGGCAAAGCTCATCATTTCGATGAGCGAAGTGCTCGGCACCCCGGAAAAAATTTCGGTCACCTATCCGGGGCTGATCGATGATGTGTCTGTTGGTTCGAAAATTTTGCTGGACGACGGGTTGATCGGCCTTGAAGTCAACGCGGTCGACAAGCAAGCTAGAGAAATTGTCACGACCGTCTTAAACAGCGGCGTGCTCAAAAACAAAAAAGGGGTCAATGTCCCCGGTGTGCGCGTCAATTTGCCGGGCATCACCGAAAAGGACCGAGCCGATATTTTATTTGGCATCCGCCAAGGCATCGACTTTATCGCCGCCTCGTTTGTGCGTCGGGCGTCTGATGTGCTCGAAATTCGCGAGCTGCTTGAGGCCAATGACGCCTTACATATCCAAATTATCGCGAAAATTGAAAATGAAGAAGGCGTCGCCAACATCGATGAAATTTTGGAAGCCGCCGATGGCCTCATGGTGGCGCGCGGCGACCTTGGCGTTGAGATTCCGGCTGAGGAAGTGCCTCTCATTCAAAAAATGCTCATTAAAAAGTGCAACATGCTTGGCAAGCCGGTCATCACGGCCACGCAAATGCTCGACTCGATGCAGCGCAATCCGCGGCCGACGCGGGCTGAGGCGAGCGATGTCGCCAACGCCATTTTTGACGGCACCGACGCCGTCATGCTTTCCGGAGAAACGGCAGCCGGCCAGTATCCGGTCGAAGCGGTAAGGACGATGCACCAAATCGCGCTCCGCACCGAGCAGGCGTTGGAGCATCGCGACATTTTGTCCCAGCGCACGAAAGAAAGCCAGACGACGATCACCGATGCCATCGGCCAATCGGTCGCCCACACGGCGCTCAATTTGGATGTCGCGGCGATCGTGACGCCGACGGTGAGCGGAAAAACGCCGCAGATGGTGGCGAAATACCGCCCGAAAGCCCCGATCATCGCGGTGACATCAAACGAAGCGGTCTCGCGGCGGCTGGCGCTCATTTGGGGCGTGTATACGAAAGAAGCGCCGCATGTCAATACAACCGATGAAATGCTCGATGTGGCGGTCGATGCGGCGGTGCGCTCCGGCTTGGTGAAGCACGGCGACTTGGTCGTCATCACCGCCGGCGTGCCGGTCGGCGAAACGGGATCGACGAACTTAATGAAAGTGCACGTCATCAGCGACTTGCTGGCCAAAGGGCAAGGCATCGGCCGCAAGTCGGCATTCGGCAAGGCGGTCGTCGCCAAAACGGCGGAAGAAGCGTGTCAAAAAATGGTCGATGGCGGCATTTTAGTCACCATCAGCACGGATGCCGACATGATGCCGGCGATCGAAAAAGCGGCGGCCATCATCACCGAAGAAGGCGGGCTGACCAGTCATGCCGCGGTCGTCGGCTTAAGCCTTGGCATTCCGGTCGTCGTCGGAGTGGAAAATGCCACAAGCTTGTTTAAAGATGGGCAAGAGATCACGGTCGATGGCGGCTTTGGCGCCGTCTACCGAGGCCATGCGAGCGTGTTGTAA